In Enterobacter sp. 638, a single window of DNA contains:
- the wecG gene encoding lipopolysaccharide N-acetylmannosaminouronosyltransferase codes for MTDNTSAPMYTLRGLQLIGWRDMQHALDFLCAADGQIKSGTLVAINAEKMLAIEDNAEVKGLIEAAEFKYADGISVVRSIRKKYPQARVSRVAGADLWEALMARAGAANTPVFLIGGKPEVLSQTEQKLRAQWNVNIVGSQDGYFKPEDRQALFERVRDSGAKIVTVAMGSPRQEILMRDCRMICPDALYMGVGGTYDVFTGHVKRAPKVWQNLGLEWLYRLLSQPSRITRQIKLLRYLAWHYTGKM; via the coding sequence ATGTACACGTTGCGCGGCCTGCAACTCATTGGCTGGCGTGATATGCAGCATGCGCTGGATTTTTTATGCGCTGCAGATGGACAGATTAAATCCGGTACGCTGGTGGCGATTAACGCGGAAAAGATGCTGGCCATTGAGGATAACGCTGAAGTAAAAGGCCTCATCGAGGCGGCAGAGTTCAAATATGCCGATGGCATCAGCGTTGTGCGCTCGATACGTAAGAAATACCCGCAGGCACGCGTCTCGCGCGTGGCAGGAGCGGACCTGTGGGAAGCCTTAATGGCACGTGCCGGCGCTGCCAATACGCCAGTATTCCTTATCGGTGGCAAGCCAGAGGTGCTGTCACAAACAGAACAAAAACTGCGTGCGCAGTGGAACGTGAATATCGTCGGAAGCCAGGACGGCTACTTCAAACCGGAAGACCGTCAGGCGCTTTTTGAACGCGTCCGTGACAGCGGTGCAAAGATTGTGACCGTCGCGATGGGCTCACCGCGTCAGGAGATCCTGATGCGCGACTGCCGGATGATTTGCCCCGACGCGCTCTATATGGGCGTGGGCGGCACCTACGATGTCTTTACCGGTCATGTAAAGCGTGCACCGAAAGTGTGGCAAAACTTAGGGCTTGAGTGGCTGTATCGTCTCTTGTCTCAGCCAAGCCGCATCACACGACAGATTAAACTCCTGCGATACCTCGCCTGGCATTACACCGGCAAAATGTAA